The Deltaproteobacteria bacterium HGW-Deltaproteobacteria-6 genome has a segment encoding these proteins:
- a CDS encoding 4-hydroxybutyrate CoA-transferase — protein sequence MTKIKTVTPDEAVRVIKSGNHIHLSSVASSPQCLVAAMCRRGRADELRNVHIHHLHTEGPAPYADPEFEGIFQLESFFVGPNVRTQTQQGYADYIPVFLGETQRLYREGHLPCHVVMLQVCPPDEQGYVSLGTSVDATLAAMEIAETVIAVINPHVPRTFGDALISIDKINIFVEDDIPLETVHFAKPDPIEAAIGRHCAALIEDGATLQMGIGAIPNAVLSQLASHKNLGIHTEMFADGVIPLVEKGVINGANKAIDQGKMVATFLLGSKNLYDYTHRNARVLMMDVGYTNDPFVIAQNPKVTAINSALQIDLTGQICADSLGSKFYSGVGGQIDFFYGASRSRGGKAIVAMPSVTDKGISKIAPVLLPGAGVVTTRAHVRWLVTEFGAVDLYGRSLQERARLIISVAHPEHQEGLDQAAFERFGSHYHFVKK from the coding sequence ATGACGAAAATCAAAACGGTTACGCCTGACGAAGCGGTGCGGGTGATTAAATCAGGCAATCATATTCATCTCAGCAGTGTCGCCAGTTCCCCGCAGTGTCTGGTTGCCGCCATGTGCCGGCGCGGACGGGCCGATGAATTGCGGAATGTTCATATTCATCATCTGCATACGGAAGGTCCGGCCCCTTACGCAGATCCGGAGTTTGAAGGCATTTTTCAACTGGAATCTTTCTTTGTCGGCCCTAATGTCCGCACGCAGACTCAGCAGGGATATGCCGATTACATCCCGGTGTTTTTAGGGGAAACCCAGCGACTTTACCGTGAAGGTCATCTGCCCTGCCATGTGGTCATGCTGCAGGTCTGCCCGCCGGACGAACAGGGTTATGTGTCTCTGGGGACGTCGGTGGATGCGACGCTGGCCGCCATGGAAATCGCTGAAACCGTCATTGCCGTCATTAATCCGCATGTTCCCCGCACATTCGGTGATGCGCTTATTTCCATCGATAAAATCAATATTTTTGTTGAAGATGATATCCCGCTGGAGACGGTCCATTTTGCGAAGCCCGATCCCATAGAAGCGGCCATCGGCAGGCATTGCGCGGCGCTTATCGAAGACGGCGCCACTTTGCAGATGGGCATCGGCGCGATTCCCAATGCGGTGCTTTCCCAGCTTGCCTCGCACAAAAATCTGGGCATTCACACGGAAATGTTCGCCGACGGCGTGATTCCACTTGTGGAAAAAGGTGTGATCAACGGCGCCAACAAGGCGATTGATCAGGGAAAGATGGTGGCAACATTCCTGCTGGGTTCAAAAAATTTATATGATTACACGCATCGGAATGCCCGGGTGCTGATGATGGATGTCGGTTACACCAATGATCCTTTCGTCATTGCGCAAAACCCGAAGGTGACAGCCATAAATTCCGCGCTGCAAATTGATCTGACCGGCCAGATCTGCGCCGACTCCCTGGGATCAAAATTTTACTCCGGCGTGGGCGGACAGATTGACTTTTTTTATGGCGCCTCCCGTTCCCGGGGTGGCAAGGCGATTGTTGCCATGCCTTCGGTAACGGACAAAGGGATCAGCAAAATCGCCCCCGTATTGCTGCCCGGCGCGGGCGTGGTGACCACGCGTGCTCATGTGCGCTGGCTGGTCACGGAATTCGGCGCCGTGGATCTTTACGGCCGATCCCTGCAGGAACGGGCGCGGCTGATCATCTCCGTTGCGCACCCGGAACATCAGGAAGGGCTGGATCAGGCTGCATTTGAACGTTTCGGTTCACATTATCATTTTGTAAAGAAATAA
- a CDS encoding radical SAM protein, which produces MILIHPPVAKPSEPPAGIARLSSCLKANGVKHQVIDGNLEGMLYLAGTTARAGLPSGRWNSRACKNLETNLAALQNIMTFSNKSRYSRAVLDVNRVLFLAGIPGGAILSLSDYADSRLSPVKSSDLIRAAENPETNPFYAYFSGRLAQALEETPEFIGFSLNFLSQAICTMAMIGFIKKINPRQKIILGGSLTTSWFQITGRPNLFTGLVDEIVAGAGEEKLLELLGIKDIRSGSSTDYHLLMENRYLSPGFILPYSAARGCWWRKCAFCPEKAEANPYLPLPSAHAAEELQTLSNLTHPSLIHLLDSSIAPSLLKALAQQPPGAPWYGFVRITPHLADEDFCRVLKRSGCVMLKLGIESGDQDVLDSLNKGIDLQTVSAALRMLRKTGIATYCYFLFGTPPETETAAMKTLDFVSRHAGCIDFLNLAIFNLPAASAEAQIFATRDFYEGDLSLYRSFHHPGGWQRPNVRNYLAKTFKKHPAIAPIIERTPEFFTSNHAPFFTF; this is translated from the coding sequence ATAATTTTAATTCATCCGCCCGTCGCGAAACCCTCTGAACCGCCGGCGGGAATTGCCAGACTGTCTTCCTGCCTGAAAGCAAACGGCGTTAAACATCAGGTGATTGATGGCAATCTGGAAGGAATGCTTTATCTCGCAGGCACCACCGCACGAGCCGGTTTGCCTTCCGGCCGATGGAACAGTCGTGCCTGCAAAAATCTGGAAACCAACCTGGCCGCCCTGCAAAATATCATGACCTTCAGCAACAAAAGCCGGTATTCCCGCGCCGTGCTGGATGTCAACCGTGTCCTTTTCCTGGCAGGAATTCCCGGCGGCGCAATCCTGTCATTGTCCGACTACGCGGATAGCAGACTGTCCCCGGTAAAAAGCAGCGACTTGATCCGGGCCGCTGAAAACCCGGAAACCAACCCTTTCTATGCATATTTTTCGGGACGTCTGGCTCAAGCACTTGAAGAGACTCCGGAATTTATCGGCTTTTCACTTAATTTTTTAAGCCAGGCGATTTGCACCATGGCCATGATCGGCTTTATCAAAAAAATAAACCCCCGGCAGAAAATCATTCTGGGCGGATCACTGACCACATCCTGGTTTCAGATCACGGGCAGACCCAATCTCTTTACCGGACTGGTTGATGAAATCGTTGCCGGGGCCGGGGAAGAAAAGCTGCTGGAATTGCTGGGGATCAAAGATATCCGGAGTGGCTCTTCAACGGATTATCACCTTCTGATGGAGAATCGTTATCTTTCTCCGGGTTTTATTCTTCCCTACAGCGCCGCCCGCGGTTGCTGGTGGCGAAAGTGCGCGTTCTGCCCGGAGAAAGCCGAGGCCAATCCCTACCTGCCCCTGCCTTCTGCCCATGCTGCAGAAGAATTGCAAACGCTCTCCAACCTGACACATCCATCGCTGATTCATCTTTTGGACAGCTCCATCGCTCCGTCGCTGCTGAAAGCGCTTGCCCAACAGCCACCGGGCGCACCCTGGTATGGGTTTGTCCGCATTACCCCGCATCTGGCCGATGAGGATTTTTGCCGGGTCTTGAAGAGAAGCGGCTGCGTCATGTTGAAACTCGGCATAGAATCCGGTGATCAGGACGTCCTCGACAGCTTGAATAAGGGAATTGACTTACAGACCGTCTCAGCTGCCTTGCGGATGCTCAGGAAGACCGGCATTGCCACTTATTGTTACTTTCTATTCGGCACACCACCGGAAACTGAAACGGCCGCCATGAAGACACTGGATTTTGTCAGCCGGCACGCCGGCTGCATTGACTTCTTGAATCTGGCGATCTTTAACCTGCCTGCGGCCAGTGCCGAGGCGCAAATCTTCGCCACACGGGATTTTTACGAAGGTGATTTATCTCTGTACAGAAGCTTCCATCATCCCGGCGGCTGGCAGCGCCCGAATGTCCGCAATTATCTTGCAAAAACTTTTAAAAAGCATCCGGCCATCGCACCCATCATCGAACGTACCCCGGAATTTTTCACATCCAACCACGCGCCTTTTTTTACTTTTTAA
- a CDS encoding alpha/beta hydrolase, with the protein MFFMTPAGDCGGFFCLFSRGAEGILMPHQTVNGIKIYYEEQGKGEPLMLINGLAFPMDLWFAQIQELAKDFRVIALDNRGIGQSDKPDGEYSISLMASDAVELQKALGIENAHVAGLSMGGFISQEIARSYPDRVNRLILIATSMGGARSLELGKPFWVKTAVAIAGKPAEQVYRTDLTLMTAPGFAEKCPDILDQAVALRMKNPQPLKAFMRQFAACNAFDNNSRAQNITQPTMIILGKDDPIFPIPLAEDFRWTLPKAKMIIYENCGHAILLEKAGQLSHDMREFLKGRLD; encoded by the coding sequence TTGTTCTTCATGACCCCCGCAGGCGACTGCGGGGGATTTTTTTGCTTATTTTCCCGGGGAGCGGAAGGTATTCTGATGCCGCATCAAACAGTCAACGGAATCAAAATTTATTATGAAGAGCAGGGAAAGGGCGAACCGCTGATGCTCATCAATGGCCTGGCTTTTCCCATGGATTTATGGTTCGCGCAAATTCAGGAACTGGCCAAAGATTTTCGGGTGATTGCATTGGATAACCGGGGCATCGGTCAAAGCGACAAACCGGACGGGGAATACTCGATTTCCTTAATGGCCTCTGATGCGGTGGAATTGCAGAAAGCGCTGGGCATTGAAAATGCCCATGTGGCGGGGCTTTCCATGGGCGGTTTTATTTCCCAGGAGATCGCTCGGTCTTATCCTGACAGGGTTAACCGCCTGATTCTGATTGCAACAAGCATGGGCGGCGCCCGGTCTCTGGAACTGGGTAAACCTTTCTGGGTGAAGACGGCCGTGGCCATAGCCGGTAAACCAGCCGAACAGGTTTATCGTACGGATTTGACTCTGATGACGGCGCCGGGATTTGCTGAGAAATGCCCGGATATTCTGGATCAGGCCGTCGCTTTACGGATGAAGAATCCGCAGCCGCTAAAAGCCTTTATGCGGCAGTTCGCCGCCTGCAACGCATTTGACAATAACAGCCGGGCTCAGAATATCACACAGCCGACGATGATCATTTTAGGCAAGGATGATCCGATTTTTCCGATACCGCTTGCGGAAGATTTCCGATGGACGCTGCCCAAAGCAAAGATGATCATTTACGAAAATTGCGGCCACGCGATTCTTCTGGAAAAAGCCGGCCAACTGTCCCACGATATGCGGGAGTTTTTAAAAGGGCGGTTAGACTGA
- a CDS encoding acetyl-CoA C-acyltransferase, with protein MSNAVIVNGVRTAVGAFGGSLKDVSAKDLGALVIRETLIKAGFKPALPAHAKEDAPDSAKNEGLSSIEQQYYKWDDNLKEIAVDEVIIGNVIGAGQGQNVGRQAMIRAGLPKETTAFTINKVCASGMKAIALAAAGIKAGDSEVVIAGGMENMSDVPIGLPKARWGHRMDMPFGKTVDLMVFDALYEIFYGYHMGITAENIAARYGITREEQDKLSVESHARARNAMKNGLLKDEIVPVAIPQKKGNPIIFDTDERPMDTSMEKLAKLNTAFKKDGTVTAGNASGINDAAAALLIMSEEKAKQLGLKPLARIKGYASGGVDPAYMGLGPVPAVRKLLRLTGTSIKDYGLFELNEAFAAQAIACLRELNIPWDVTNVNGSAISIGHPVGCSGARIVLALANEMKRRNVGLGLASLCIGGGQGMAIAIEAV; from the coding sequence ATGTCAAATGCAGTTATTGTCAACGGTGTGCGCACCGCGGTTGGAGCCTTCGGCGGCTCCCTGAAAGACGTTTCCGCTAAAGATTTGGGAGCGCTCGTCATTCGTGAAACTTTAATCAAAGCCGGGTTTAAACCGGCCCTGCCGGCTCACGCCAAAGAAGATGCGCCGGATAGCGCAAAGAACGAAGGTCTTTCCTCTATCGAACAGCAGTATTACAAGTGGGACGATAATCTCAAGGAAATCGCTGTGGATGAAGTCATCATCGGCAACGTCATCGGGGCGGGACAGGGCCAGAACGTGGGCCGCCAGGCCATGATTCGCGCCGGTCTTCCCAAGGAAACGACGGCCTTCACCATCAACAAGGTGTGCGCCTCCGGCATGAAGGCCATTGCCCTTGCCGCGGCCGGCATCAAGGCGGGTGACAGCGAAGTCGTGATCGCGGGCGGTATGGAAAACATGAGCGATGTTCCGATCGGTCTGCCCAAGGCCCGCTGGGGGCACCGGATGGATATGCCTTTCGGCAAAACGGTCGATCTGATGGTGTTTGACGCTCTTTATGAAATCTTTTATGGCTACCACATGGGCATCACAGCAGAAAACATCGCCGCGCGCTATGGCATCACCCGCGAGGAACAGGATAAACTGAGCGTGGAGAGCCACGCCCGCGCCCGCAACGCCATGAAAAATGGCCTCTTGAAAGATGAAATTGTTCCGGTTGCCATCCCGCAAAAGAAGGGCAACCCGATTATTTTTGATACGGATGAACGCCCCATGGACACCAGCATGGAGAAACTGGCCAAGTTGAACACAGCCTTCAAGAAGGACGGCACGGTTACGGCCGGCAACGCCTCCGGCATCAACGATGCGGCAGCGGCCCTGCTGATCATGAGCGAAGAAAAAGCCAAACAGCTGGGCTTGAAACCTCTGGCGCGGATTAAAGGTTATGCGTCCGGCGGCGTCGATCCTGCTTACATGGGATTGGGGCCTGTTCCCGCGGTGCGCAAATTGCTCAGACTCACCGGGACGTCGATTAAGGATTACGGCCTGTTTGAACTCAATGAAGCGTTTGCCGCTCAGGCCATTGCCTGCCTGCGCGAACTGAACATTCCCTGGGATGTCACCAACGTCAATGGCTCGGCCATTTCCATCGGCCATCCGGTTGGCTGCTCCGGTGCGCGTATAGTGCTTGCGCTGGCCAATGAAATGAAACGTCGCAATGTGGGCCTGGGACTGGCCTCTTTGTGCATCGGCGGCGGTCAGGGAATGGCCATTGCCATTGAAGCCGTTTAA
- a CDS encoding barnase inhibitor, translating to MPVKRCTLNGLAIRSLDDLYEQLAFALPLPRHFGRNLDALWDILSTDLQGPFEIIWKNADESKKWMGRDYGRIMKLLRSLKKERNDFQLTIEP from the coding sequence ATGCCGGTAAAACGGTGCACTTTGAACGGTCTGGCCATCCGTTCACTCGATGATCTTTATGAACAACTGGCCTTTGCGCTCCCGCTGCCCCGCCACTTTGGCCGCAATCTTGACGCGCTTTGGGATATTCTTTCCACCGATCTCCAGGGTCCTTTCGAAATCATCTGGAAGAATGCCGATGAATCAAAGAAGTGGATGGGCAGAGACTATGGCAGAATCATGAAGCTGCTCAGATCGTTAAAAAAAGAACGGAATGATTTCCAATTGACCATTGAGCCTTAA
- a CDS encoding LemA family protein: MSAGKKIIIVVAVIAVLAIAVYSLFAGNYNKFVQMDVGIKAAWSQVENQLQRRYDLIPNLMETVKGYAKQEKDVLVEVTNARSKVGGAGTVPDKIAANNELSGALSRLMVVVERYPDLKSNQNFMKLQDELAGTENRIAVERMRYNDAVKIYNQAIRSFPANFVAGMFGFKEAAFFEAPKEAKAAPKVKF; the protein is encoded by the coding sequence ATGTCAGCAGGAAAGAAAATTATCATTGTGGTTGCGGTTATTGCAGTCCTGGCTATTGCCGTATATTCACTGTTTGCGGGTAATTACAATAAATTTGTACAGATGGATGTCGGAATAAAAGCGGCCTGGTCCCAGGTGGAAAATCAGTTGCAGCGCCGATACGATCTAATTCCCAATCTGATGGAAACGGTTAAGGGTTACGCCAAACAGGAAAAAGATGTTCTGGTTGAAGTGACCAATGCCCGGTCTAAAGTTGGCGGTGCCGGTACGGTTCCCGATAAGATTGCAGCCAATAATGAATTGTCCGGAGCGCTCAGCCGGTTGATGGTTGTTGTGGAAAGATATCCGGATTTGAAATCGAATCAAAATTTCATGAAGCTGCAGGATGAACTGGCCGGAACGGAAAACAGGATTGCCGTGGAAAGAATGAGATACAATGACGCAGTGAAAATTTACAATCAGGCCATCCGGAGTTTCCCGGCGAACTTTGTCGCCGGCATGTTCGGTTTTAAAGAAGCAGCTTTCTTTGAAGCGCCCAAGGAAGCGAAAGCAGCACC
- a CDS encoding 4-hydroxybutyryl-CoA dehydratase, with translation MTIKTRQDYIESLRRLKLNLWMFGEKIASPVDHPIIIPSMNAVSFTYELALDSQYEDLMTATSHLTGKKINRFTHIFSSTEDLVKKVRRQRILGQKTSCCFQRCVGMDAMNAVYSTSFEMDGKFGTSYHEKFKKFLLYVQEENLVVDGAMTDPKGDRSLAPHQQKDPDLYLHVVERRPDGIVVRGAKAHQTGIVNSHEILVMPTIAMQEKDRDYAVSFAVPTDAPGIVMIFGRQSCDTRKMEGTEMDVGNSRFGGHEALVIFDNVFIPNERIFMNGETEFVGMMVERFSGHHRPSYACKVGVGDVLIGATALSADYCGIAKASHVKDKLVEMTHLNETIYSSALACSTEGWQTPSGAYQIDQMLANVCKHNVTRFTYDIARHAEDIAGGLMVTMPSEKDFRHPEIGRYIDKYFQGIPDVSTEARMRVLRLIENLTLGTGAVGYRTESMHGAGSPQAQRIMIARLGNFEYKKNLARVIAKIRE, from the coding sequence ATGACCATTAAAACCAGGCAGGATTACATTGAAAGTTTGCGACGGCTGAAATTAAATCTCTGGATGTTCGGGGAAAAGATCGCGTCACCCGTGGATCATCCGATCATTATCCCTTCGATGAATGCCGTGTCCTTTACCTACGAGCTGGCCCTTGATTCGCAGTACGAAGATTTAATGACGGCAACCTCGCACCTGACGGGAAAGAAAATCAACCGCTTTACACACATTTTTTCCAGTACGGAAGACCTTGTTAAAAAAGTGCGCCGCCAGCGAATTCTGGGGCAGAAAACCTCCTGCTGCTTTCAGCGTTGTGTGGGCATGGACGCGATGAATGCCGTCTACAGCACATCCTTTGAAATGGACGGGAAATTCGGCACATCTTATCATGAAAAATTCAAAAAATTTCTGCTGTACGTCCAGGAGGAAAACCTCGTCGTGGACGGCGCGATGACCGACCCGAAGGGTGATCGATCGCTTGCACCCCATCAGCAAAAAGATCCGGACCTTTACCTGCACGTCGTGGAGCGGCGGCCGGACGGCATTGTGGTGCGAGGCGCAAAAGCCCATCAGACCGGCATTGTCAACTCTCATGAAATTCTCGTCATGCCGACCATCGCCATGCAGGAAAAAGACAGGGACTATGCGGTAAGTTTTGCGGTACCGACGGACGCGCCGGGCATCGTCATGATTTTCGGCAGGCAATCCTGCGACACGCGCAAAATGGAAGGCACGGAAATGGACGTCGGCAACAGCCGGTTCGGCGGCCATGAAGCGCTGGTGATTTTTGATAATGTTTTTATTCCCAACGAGCGCATCTTCATGAACGGCGAAACGGAATTTGTCGGAATGATGGTGGAACGCTTTTCCGGCCATCACCGGCCTTCCTATGCCTGCAAAGTGGGCGTCGGAGATGTCCTCATCGGAGCGACTGCGCTTTCCGCCGATTACTGCGGCATCGCGAAAGCTTCGCACGTGAAGGACAAACTTGTCGAAATGACGCATTTGAATGAAACCATTTATTCAAGCGCGCTCGCCTGCTCGACGGAAGGCTGGCAGACGCCTTCGGGAGCTTATCAGATCGACCAGATGCTGGCCAACGTCTGCAAACACAATGTCACCCGCTTCACCTATGACATCGCGAGGCACGCTGAAGATATCGCGGGCGGCCTGATGGTGACGATGCCGTCCGAAAAAGATTTCCGGCATCCGGAAATCGGCCGTTATATCGACAAATACTTCCAGGGCATACCGGATGTTTCAACGGAAGCCCGCATGCGGGTGCTCAGGCTCATAGAGAATCTCACGCTGGGCACCGGCGCGGTGGGGTATCGCACGGAGTCCATGCACGGAGCGGGCTCGCCGCAGGCGCAGCGGATCATGATCGCCAGACTGGGCAATTTTGAATACAAGAAAAACCTGGCCAGGGTAATTGCAAAAATCAGGGAATAA
- a CDS encoding ribonuclease encodes MTRIQRTVIQSAILLLVLHTCLSTEAVAGSCEKAVRDVNVRLSSAIDEPELIEILRSLNSTNNKKLPMKFVSKRAARSQGWKPGKDLWSVRSLRGSSIGGDRFRNLEGRLPDHKWREADLDYKGGHRGGKRLVFSPDGMRFVTVNHYQTFTEVPPCR; translated from the coding sequence ATGACCAGGATACAACGAACAGTCATCCAATCAGCTATTCTTCTCCTTGTCCTGCACACCTGTCTGTCAACAGAAGCCGTTGCGGGGTCCTGCGAAAAAGCAGTCAGGGATGTGAATGTCCGGTTGTCGTCTGCAATCGACGAGCCGGAGCTCATCGAAATTCTCCGAAGCCTGAACAGCACAAACAACAAAAAACTTCCGATGAAGTTCGTGAGCAAACGGGCGGCCCGGTCACAGGGATGGAAACCCGGAAAGGATCTATGGTCCGTAAGATCCCTCCGAGGTTCAAGCATCGGCGGCGACCGGTTTAGAAACCTGGAAGGACGTCTGCCCGATCATAAATGGCGCGAGGCTGATTTGGACTACAAGGGCGGACACCGGGGCGGCAAGCGCCTTGTCTTCTCACCAGACGGCATGCGATTTGTCACCGTGAATCACTACCAAACGTTTACGGAGGTACCACCATGCCGGTAA
- a CDS encoding ribonucleoside-diphosphate reductase, adenosylcobalamin-dependent, whose protein sequence is MEKTIYTPIIPELTKNAITVLERRYLKRDKEGKVLETPVQMFRRVADTIACADKKFNKKADTSAVAEEFYHMMTRLEFLPNSPTLMNAGRELGQLSACFVLPVGDSMEEIFDAVKFTALIHKSGGGTGFSFSRLRPANDVVLTTTGISSGPISFMRVFDVATETIKQGGTRRGANMGILRIDHPDVMNFIMCKADKKQLNNFNISVGLTEAFMKAVEKDENYDLVNPRDGQVSGTLNARKVFNRIVTQAWENGEPGIVFLDRLNRDNPTPHVGMIESTNPCGEQPLLPYESCNLGSINLSKMVQGGKINWKRLEEVIRLAVHFLDNVVEANNYPLPQIAEMTLGNRKVGLGVMGWADMLILLGIPYNTEEAIELALKVMHFINKQGHAASQALAKTRGAFPNFKGSVYDKKGEPPMRNATVTTIAPTGTISIMANASSGVEPLFAVSYIRQVMDNDILVEVHPYFEAIAKERGFYSSELMKKIAESGTLHNLDEIPEDIRNLFVTAHDITPEVHIRMQAAFQKYTDNAVSKTVNFANGATVQDVARVYELAYKLDCKGVTIYRDGSRDQQVLSVGKKQETAMPAAADKDLSTTKRERPKILKGWTYQMQTGCGPLYVTVNEDASGLFELFTTMGKAGGCAASQSEAIGRMVSLAWRSGLQARQVIKQLQGISCHSPSGFGENKILSCADAVAKAIQAHVEANGGKVQHEKRVFRKGACPDCGGIVEHEGGCAVCRGCGYSECA, encoded by the coding sequence ATGGAAAAAACGATTTACACCCCCATCATTCCGGAATTGACAAAAAACGCGATTACCGTTCTGGAACGGCGTTATCTGAAACGCGACAAAGAGGGGAAGGTGCTGGAAACTCCTGTTCAAATGTTTCGGCGCGTGGCGGATACCATCGCCTGCGCGGATAAAAAATTTAATAAAAAGGCTGATACGTCCGCCGTTGCGGAAGAGTTTTATCATATGATGACCCGGTTGGAATTTCTGCCCAATTCACCGACCCTCATGAACGCCGGACGCGAACTGGGACAACTGTCCGCCTGTTTTGTGCTGCCGGTAGGCGATTCGATGGAAGAAATTTTCGACGCCGTGAAATTCACCGCTCTGATTCACAAATCCGGCGGCGGTACCGGATTTTCATTTTCCCGGTTGCGTCCCGCCAATGATGTTGTTTTAACGACGACCGGCATTTCCAGCGGACCGATTTCTTTCATGCGTGTTTTCGATGTCGCTACGGAAACGATCAAGCAGGGAGGAACCAGGCGGGGCGCCAACATGGGCATTCTGCGCATCGATCATCCGGACGTTATGAATTTCATCATGTGCAAGGCTGACAAAAAGCAGCTGAATAATTTCAACATCTCCGTGGGACTGACCGAAGCGTTTATGAAAGCCGTGGAAAAAGATGAAAATTACGACCTCGTGAATCCCCGCGATGGTCAGGTTTCGGGAACCCTCAACGCCCGCAAGGTTTTTAACCGGATCGTCACACAGGCCTGGGAAAACGGCGAGCCGGGCATTGTTTTTCTGGACCGGCTCAACCGCGACAATCCGACTCCTCATGTTGGAATGATCGAATCTACAAACCCCTGTGGTGAACAGCCGCTGTTGCCGTATGAATCATGCAATCTCGGCTCTATCAATCTGAGTAAAATGGTGCAGGGCGGCAAGATCAACTGGAAAAGACTGGAAGAAGTCATTCGTCTGGCCGTCCATTTTCTCGATAATGTTGTTGAGGCCAATAACTATCCTCTCCCGCAAATCGCCGAAATGACCCTGGGAAACCGCAAAGTCGGGCTGGGCGTGATGGGCTGGGCGGATATGCTGATCTTACTCGGCATTCCCTACAATACGGAAGAAGCCATTGAACTGGCGCTGAAAGTCATGCACTTCATTAACAAGCAGGGGCACGCCGCGTCACAGGCGCTGGCCAAAACCCGCGGCGCTTTCCCGAATTTTAAAGGGTCCGTCTATGATAAAAAAGGCGAACCGCCGATGCGCAACGCCACCGTGACCACCATTGCACCCACCGGAACGATTTCGATTATGGCTAATGCTTCCTCCGGCGTAGAGCCGCTCTTTGCCGTCTCTTACATCCGTCAGGTGATGGACAACGATATCCTGGTGGAAGTTCATCCCTATTTTGAAGCCATCGCCAAAGAAAGAGGGTTTTATTCATCGGAATTAATGAAGAAAATTGCCGAAAGCGGCACGCTGCACAATCTGGATGAGATTCCGGAAGACATCCGCAATCTGTTTGTCACCGCGCACGACATCACGCCGGAAGTGCACATCCGGATGCAGGCTGCCTTTCAGAAATACACCGACAATGCCGTCAGCAAAACCGTTAATTTCGCCAACGGCGCAACCGTCCAGGATGTCGCCCGTGTTTATGAACTGGCTTATAAACTCGACTGCAAGGGCGTTACGATTTACCGTGACGGGTCGCGCGACCAGCAGGTGCTGAGTGTCGGTAAAAAGCAGGAAACCGCTATGCCCGCCGCAGCGGATAAAGATCTGTCAACCACCAAACGCGAGCGGCCCAAAATACTTAAAGGCTGGACCTATCAGATGCAAACCGGCTGCGGGCCGCTATATGTGACGGTTAACGAGGATGCCTCAGGCTTGTTTGAACTCTTCACAACGATGGGAAAGGCCGGTGGATGCGCCGCTTCCCAGAGCGAAGCCATCGGACGCATGGTATCGCTGGCTTGGCGCAGCGGACTTCAGGCGCGCCAGGTTATCAAGCAATTGCAGGGCATTTCGTGCCACTCACCGTCCGGTTTTGGTGAAAACAAGATTCTGTCCTGTGCCGATGCGGTGGCCAAAGCCATTCAGGCTCACGTTGAGGCCAACGGGGGCAAGGTGCAGCATGAAAAACGCGTTTTCCGCAAAGGCGCCTGCCCCGACTGCGGCGGCATCGTCGAGCACGAAGGCGGCTGCGCCGTCTGCCGCGGCTGCGGGTACAGCGAGTGTGCATAG